One part of the Prochlorococcus marinus str. MIT 9313 genome encodes these proteins:
- a CDS encoding HdeD family acid-resistance protein, whose protein sequence is MDSLLQRRIAAVLLFIAAAIAILLPFASATLLTIALGGAACAAGIGQLLRLGGEAGLQGKVFRGFSGVLYIAAALWILIDPVDSEISLTLFAGVLLLIEGLMELAGGAASPSPLGGLVVFDGVITAIFGLLLVIEWPSDSIWALGTLFGAALFLSAINLLRGPKPAETT, encoded by the coding sequence ATGGATTCTTTACTTCAACGGCGCATCGCAGCAGTGCTCTTGTTTATTGCAGCTGCCATTGCCATCCTTTTGCCTTTTGCCTCGGCCACCTTGCTAACCATTGCCCTCGGGGGGGCTGCCTGTGCCGCAGGCATTGGCCAATTATTGCGTCTTGGCGGTGAAGCGGGCTTGCAGGGCAAAGTGTTTAGAGGCTTCAGTGGCGTGCTTTATATCGCAGCTGCTCTTTGGATTTTGATCGACCCGGTCGATAGTGAAATTAGCCTTACCTTGTTTGCAGGGGTCTTGCTTCTCATAGAAGGCTTGATGGAATTGGCTGGAGGTGCAGCATCTCCAAGCCCTTTAGGTGGATTGGTGGTCTTCGATGGAGTGATCACTGCAATCTTCGGCCTCTTACTTGTTATTGAATGGCCATCAGACAGCATTTGGGCTCTGGGAACATTATTCGGGGCAGCATTGTTCCTATCTGCAATCAACCTGCTGAGGGGCCCTAAGCCTGCTGAGACCACTTAG
- a CDS encoding Nif11-like leader peptide family natural product precursor, with protein sequence MSEEQLKAFLEKVKADTSLQEKLKAAAGSDAVLAIAKAAGLMISADDLTKAQSEISDAELEDAAGGGAQGPACCAAMESSDTRCGWVSWVLSEVVPPQ encoded by the coding sequence ATGTCAGAAGAACAACTCAAAGCCTTTCTCGAAAAAGTAAAAGCAGACACCAGCCTTCAGGAGAAGCTCAAAGCTGCAGCCGGTTCCGATGCAGTTCTTGCGATTGCGAAAGCGGCTGGGTTGATGATTTCTGCTGACGACTTGACGAAGGCTCAATCAGAGATTTCAGATGCAGAGCTGGAAGATGCGGCTGGGGGAGGGGCTCAGGGCCCTGCTTGTTGCGCAGCAATGGAATCTTCGGATACGAGATGCGGCTGGGTGAGTTGGGTATTGAGTGAGGTCGTACCACCGCAATAG
- a CDS encoding DUF6868 family protein, with protein sequence MERAEFAEIFAKATVLNFALLTFWLIAFIRHREWGYRWHSRWFIDLSKRSFDRLHYGGMMLYEIMIILFCLTPALVLR encoded by the coding sequence ATGGAGAGAGCTGAATTCGCTGAAATCTTTGCCAAGGCAACGGTGCTGAATTTCGCACTCTTGACCTTCTGGCTGATTGCTTTCATACGGCATCGTGAATGGGGCTACCGCTGGCATTCACGATGGTTCATCGATCTCAGCAAGAGAAGCTTTGACCGCCTCCACTATGGCGGAATGATGCTTTACGAAATCATGATCATCCTCTTCTGCTTGACACCTGCTTTGGTACTTAGGTGA
- a CDS encoding ABC transporter permease subunit (The N-terminal region of this protein, as described by TIGR01726, is a three transmembrane segment that identifies a subfamily of ABC transporter permease subunits, which specificities that include histidine, arginine, glutamine, glutamate, L-cystine (sic), the opines (in Agrobacterium) octopine and nopaline, etc.) gives MKRSQHFCLQVGVALALLTILGVLINNLAVNLIRTDMGLSFLWLGRPAGFALAEHPLSYRPSDSYAWALCMGWLNSLKVILCGLILATVIGVLAGAARSSRNLLLRAMSSGYVALIRQIPLLLQLLFWYFVAFLSLSGTPLAPLGALIRVSNQGIELLGLHLSVEFSALLVGLSVFTAASIAEIVRGGLNSVPSGQWEAFRSLGLPERFGLRRVVLPQALPAILPGLTSQYLNLAKNSTLAIAVGYADVYAVSDTTITQTGRAIEGFFLLLISFLLLNLLITGGMEVLNRIVIRSQQ, from the coding sequence ATGAAACGCTCGCAGCACTTTTGCTTGCAAGTTGGCGTCGCTCTCGCTCTGCTGACCATTCTTGGCGTGTTGATCAACAATCTCGCTGTGAATCTGATCCGCACGGACATGGGGCTCAGCTTTCTTTGGTTAGGACGACCTGCAGGCTTTGCTCTAGCTGAACATCCGCTGTCTTATAGGCCTTCGGATAGTTATGCCTGGGCTCTTTGCATGGGCTGGCTAAACAGCCTCAAGGTCATCCTTTGCGGCCTTATTCTGGCCACGGTGATTGGAGTGCTTGCAGGCGCTGCCAGAAGTAGCCGCAATCTGCTGTTGCGAGCAATGTCGAGCGGATATGTGGCCTTGATCCGGCAGATCCCTCTGTTGCTTCAGCTGTTGTTTTGGTATTTCGTTGCTTTCTTAAGCCTTTCCGGGACCCCCTTGGCGCCATTAGGAGCCTTGATACGTGTCTCGAACCAAGGCATCGAATTGCTTGGCCTACATCTGAGCGTTGAATTTTCGGCTTTATTAGTGGGCCTAAGCGTCTTCACAGCAGCATCGATTGCTGAAATTGTCCGCGGTGGATTGAATTCTGTTCCGAGTGGTCAATGGGAAGCGTTTCGCAGTCTTGGTTTACCAGAACGTTTTGGGTTACGTCGGGTGGTGTTACCTCAAGCTTTACCAGCCATCCTGCCTGGCCTGACAAGCCAATATCTCAACTTGGCCAAAAACAGCACATTGGCGATCGCCGTAGGTTATGCCGATGTCTATGCGGTAAGTGATACGACAATCACACAGACCGGCAGAGCGATTGAAGGATTCTTCTTGTTGTTAATCAGTTTTTTGCTGCTTAACCTTCTGATCACTGGAGGGATGGAAGTTCTCAATCGGATTGTGATCAGATCCCAGCAATAG
- a CDS encoding ribbon-helix-helix domain-containing protein, producing the protein MPSVKPRVGWIIDPELLSLLKELADKSGRTVPKEAEQAIKNWLQLHGNLPQD; encoded by the coding sequence ATGCCAAGCGTCAAGCCCCGTGTTGGCTGGATCATTGATCCAGAGCTGCTCTCCTTGTTAAAGGAACTGGCGGATAAGAGCGGCAGAACAGTTCCGAAGGAAGCCGAACAGGCGATCAAGAATTGGCTACAACTCCACGGCAATCTCCCTCAGGATTAA
- a CDS encoding amino acid ABC transporter ATP-binding protein: MIPAIQATGLVKSFGDHQRALDEVSLHVESGEVLVVMGPSGSGKSTLIRTFNGLESLDEGRLEVLGIPLDADHDEHQIRRIRKRVGMVFQQFNLFPHLSILDNITLAPIRVQRRPRKEAEARANDLLTQMGIAEQAGKYPGQLSGGQQQRVAIARALALQPEIMLFDEPTSALDPERVKEVLDAMRSLANDGMTMVVVTHEMGFAREVADRVLFMDEGKVVETSSPDEFFANAREERSRRFLNQMM; encoded by the coding sequence ATGATTCCAGCCATTCAAGCCACAGGCCTTGTTAAATCCTTTGGTGATCATCAGCGAGCTCTTGATGAGGTGTCGTTGCATGTTGAAAGCGGAGAAGTTTTGGTCGTAATGGGTCCTTCTGGTTCTGGTAAAAGCACCTTGATTCGAACCTTCAATGGACTCGAGTCGCTTGATGAAGGGCGACTTGAAGTGCTTGGTATCCCCTTAGATGCAGACCACGATGAACATCAGATACGACGTATCCGTAAACGTGTGGGCATGGTGTTTCAACAATTCAATCTCTTCCCACATCTATCCATCCTCGACAACATCACCCTTGCACCGATTCGTGTGCAACGTCGGCCTCGAAAGGAGGCGGAGGCACGCGCTAATGATTTATTAACTCAGATGGGAATTGCCGAGCAGGCAGGTAAATACCCTGGCCAGCTGAGTGGAGGGCAGCAACAACGAGTAGCCATTGCTCGTGCACTCGCACTACAACCTGAAATCATGCTTTTTGATGAACCGACAAGCGCTCTCGATCCGGAACGGGTCAAGGAGGTTCTTGATGCGATGCGGTCGCTAGCGAATGATGGGATGACCATGGTGGTTGTCACCCATGAGATGGGCTTCGCCCGTGAGGTGGCAGATCGGGTGTTGTTTATGGATGAGGGCAAGGTTGTGGAGACCTCATCACCAGATGAGTTTTTCGCGAATGCTCGTGAAGAGCGCAGCCGTCGTTTTCTCAATCAAATGATGTGA
- a CDS encoding chorismate-binding protein translates to MSTSSAKNLMRENVLTFQLKAQNRLTTEIFVLEKINKNLRSQLPSVTFDRWQVTTKEVCAKAYAPYKQGSIYLQMIIRCDDSLNLALRQALKGLEEN, encoded by the coding sequence ATGAGTACCTCATCAGCCAAGAATCTGATGAGGGAGAACGTGCTTACTTTCCAGTTGAAGGCTCAAAACCGCCTCACTACTGAGATCTTTGTCTTGGAAAAGATCAATAAGAACTTGAGATCTCAATTGCCTTCAGTAACCTTTGATCGATGGCAGGTGACAACTAAAGAGGTTTGTGCCAAGGCATATGCACCCTATAAGCAAGGCAGTATTTACTTGCAGATGATCATTCGCTGCGATGACAGCCTCAACCTTGCCCTACGCCAGGCACTAAAAGGACTGGAAGAGAACTGA
- a CDS encoding putative quinol monooxygenase, which produces MANFDASTPFLLLARIHVKPGCVDDYLSLAATTDAGVKDSEPGMLHHTFDQDPDDPLAFVWSEVYANDAAFLAHLSNPIVGDYLAKHAELGDGFSVEVYGTIGAECRAAMAATGLPLKIFETRCGYSRF; this is translated from the coding sequence ATGGCGAACTTCGATGCTTCTACGCCCTTTCTTCTTCTGGCTCGCATCCATGTAAAACCAGGCTGTGTTGATGATTATCTTTCATTGGCTGCGACGACAGATGCAGGGGTTAAGGATTCTGAGCCTGGGATGTTGCATCACACCTTTGATCAGGATCCAGACGATCCCCTCGCTTTTGTTTGGTCTGAGGTCTATGCAAATGATGCGGCCTTTTTGGCTCATCTATCAAACCCCATCGTTGGTGACTATCTCGCTAAGCATGCAGAACTTGGTGATGGTTTTAGTGTTGAGGTCTACGGCACCATTGGCGCTGAGTGTCGAGCTGCAATGGCAGCAACTGGATTACCCCTAAAAATCTTCGAGACAAGATGTGGATACAGTCGTTTCTAA
- a CDS encoding thermonuclease family protein — MLGSDMGKALLVLLLTLWAVPSNAAEVLAIGDGDTLTAKEGSQTIKVRLACIDAPETSQSPYGKAARQALKGLLPVGSDVSLRSKPTDRYGRTVAEVIRNGTNINQSLVKSGNAFVYWKYIKGCDRQTYAHLETYARLGGIGVWSVPAGIQRPWDYRQSKQSDSKGKRYRCKDMSSWNAAQELLRQRHSCLDWDKDGEACESIRCAGQIAT; from the coding sequence GTGCTTGGATCGGATATGGGCAAGGCACTTCTAGTTCTGCTTCTTACTCTTTGGGCAGTGCCTTCCAATGCAGCAGAAGTGCTTGCGATCGGTGATGGCGACACTCTCACCGCCAAAGAAGGCAGTCAAACAATCAAGGTGCGCCTTGCCTGCATTGATGCTCCAGAGACTTCCCAATCGCCCTATGGCAAAGCAGCACGACAAGCACTGAAGGGTCTATTGCCAGTCGGATCTGATGTGTCCCTTCGCTCCAAGCCAACTGACCGCTATGGAAGAACCGTGGCAGAGGTCATTCGCAATGGCACCAACATCAATCAGTCATTAGTGAAGTCGGGCAATGCCTTTGTCTATTGGAAGTACATCAAAGGGTGTGATCGTCAGACCTACGCCCACCTAGAGACCTATGCCCGACTGGGAGGTATTGGGGTCTGGTCTGTTCCTGCTGGGATCCAGCGACCTTGGGATTACAGGCAAAGCAAGCAGAGCGACAGCAAGGGAAAGCGTTATCGCTGCAAAGACATGAGTTCATGGAATGCAGCGCAAGAACTGCTCAGACAAAGACACTCCTGCCTGGATTGGGATAAGGACGGGGAAGCATGTGAGTCAATCAGGTGTGCAGGGCAGATTGCAACTTGA
- a CDS encoding amino acid ABC transporter permease, which yields MQSGPSPFKRLKRHLLATPLDGLMTVLLLALLGWVATTTLHWLFVDADWQVVSQNLPLYAFGSYPPHQRWRPFLWIALLIGLTFLTLLGPRRGWIRKALPLVWIAMVPCGVVLLAGGLGLLPIPSHAWGGLTLTLLLTACSGALALPLGILLALGRQTRLAVIQRSCSVYIDVMRAVPLIAVLFFGQLLIPLFLPMHLEVNRVLRAVLAFALFAAAYIAEDVRGGLQAIPRTQREAAAVLGLSPKQIIQLVVLPQALRTALPALTNQAVGLLQNTSLMAILGLVELLGISRSLLANPDFIGRYLEVYVWLAGVYWLVCTAMALLARHLEHQLSPTRSATSKQ from the coding sequence ATGCAGTCTGGGCCAAGCCCTTTTAAACGTCTGAAACGGCACCTATTGGCCACCCCTCTGGATGGCTTGATGACTGTTTTGCTGCTTGCCCTGCTTGGTTGGGTTGCGACCACAACCCTGCATTGGCTTTTTGTTGATGCGGATTGGCAAGTCGTTAGCCAAAACCTTCCGCTGTATGCCTTTGGTAGCTATCCACCTCATCAACGTTGGCGCCCATTTCTTTGGATTGCGCTGCTGATAGGCCTCACCTTTTTAACGCTGTTAGGGCCACGTCGGGGTTGGATTCGGAAGGCCTTGCCTTTGGTATGGATTGCGATGGTGCCCTGTGGTGTGGTTCTTCTTGCTGGTGGCCTCGGTTTACTGCCGATCCCTTCTCATGCATGGGGTGGCCTAACCCTCACCCTGCTGCTAACCGCCTGCAGCGGTGCTCTTGCTCTACCGCTGGGCATCCTTTTGGCACTCGGGCGTCAAACCAGGCTGGCCGTGATCCAACGAAGTTGCAGCGTCTATATCGACGTGATGCGGGCTGTTCCTCTAATCGCAGTGTTGTTTTTTGGTCAGCTGTTGATTCCCCTTTTCCTTCCCATGCATCTAGAAGTCAATCGAGTCCTGCGCGCTGTATTGGCCTTCGCATTATTTGCTGCTGCATACATTGCTGAAGACGTGCGCGGTGGATTGCAAGCGATCCCACGAACCCAGCGTGAAGCTGCTGCTGTGCTGGGCCTGAGTCCTAAGCAAATAATTCAACTTGTGGTGTTGCCGCAGGCACTTCGTACAGCTCTACCGGCCCTGACCAACCAAGCAGTTGGATTGCTTCAGAACACCAGCCTGATGGCCATCTTGGGTTTGGTGGAACTCCTGGGGATCAGTCGCAGCCTGTTGGCCAACCCTGATTTCATTGGTCGGTATCTGGAGGTGTATGTGTGGCTAGCAGGGGTTTACTGGTTGGTTTGCACTGCTATGGCCTTACTTGCCCGTCATCTTGAACATCAACTGAGCCCCACAAGGTCTGCGACTTCAAAGCAATGA
- a CDS encoding amino acid ABC transporter substrate-binding protein: MMRRLTTGLVTLSLLATGCASIDQGGGSRLELISKRGQLNCGVSGKIPGFSFLLGNGRYEGLDVDICRAMAAAFIGDATKVQYRPLTAPERFTALKTGEIDLLSRNTTLNLSRDAAGGNGLTFAPVVFHDGQGLMVKRSSGIKGLQDLKASNICVGSGTTTEQNLNDAFQERKLSYTPIKYQDLNQVVAGYLQGRCLAMTSDRSQLAAARSGFPDPEQHIILDVVLSKEPLAPASVGGDQRLGDAIRWVVFALFAAEEFGITQENVDSKLEQAQTNPQMSSLRRFLGVDAGLGQKLGLVDDFVVKVIRATGNYGEIYNRHLGPNSSVPIPRGRNRSYRQGGLLIAPPFN; encoded by the coding sequence ATGATGAGGCGTTTAACCACAGGTCTAGTCACTCTGTCTTTGCTTGCCACAGGATGTGCCTCGATTGATCAAGGTGGTGGTTCTCGGCTGGAATTGATCAGCAAGCGCGGCCAATTGAATTGTGGTGTCAGCGGCAAGATCCCAGGCTTTAGTTTTCTACTTGGCAATGGTCGCTATGAAGGGCTAGACGTTGATATCTGCCGCGCTATGGCCGCTGCATTTATTGGCGATGCCACGAAAGTGCAATATCGCCCTCTTACAGCTCCCGAACGCTTCACTGCTTTAAAAACAGGCGAAATTGATCTGCTTTCGCGGAATACCACATTGAATCTCAGTCGGGATGCAGCAGGAGGTAATGGTCTCACCTTTGCACCGGTGGTGTTTCACGATGGCCAGGGGTTGATGGTCAAGCGAAGTAGCGGAATTAAGGGCCTTCAGGATTTGAAAGCCAGCAACATCTGTGTTGGCTCAGGCACCACGACAGAACAAAACCTCAACGATGCATTTCAGGAGCGAAAGCTTTCTTATACGCCGATCAAGTATCAAGATCTCAATCAGGTTGTCGCCGGTTACCTTCAGGGTCGATGTCTAGCGATGACTTCCGATCGTTCTCAGCTAGCAGCGGCCCGATCTGGTTTTCCTGATCCTGAACAGCACATCATTCTTGATGTTGTGCTGAGTAAGGAACCGCTTGCCCCAGCCTCAGTGGGTGGAGACCAGCGGCTTGGTGATGCCATCCGATGGGTGGTCTTTGCTCTTTTTGCCGCTGAAGAATTTGGTATTACTCAAGAGAATGTCGACAGCAAGCTTGAACAAGCCCAGACAAACCCACAGATGTCGTCGCTGAGACGCTTTCTAGGCGTTGATGCTGGCCTTGGTCAAAAGCTTGGTCTGGTAGATGACTTCGTTGTCAAGGTGATCCGAGCCACAGGCAATTATGGAGAGATCTACAACCGCCACCTCGGTCCAAACAGTTCTGTGCCAATTCCCAGAGGCCGAAATCGCTCCTATCGGCAAGGTGGCTTACTGATCGCGCCACCATTTAACTAA
- a CDS encoding SemiSWEET transporter — protein MGIDQLITPNTFGFIAAALTTIAFIPQVIKTWKSKKADDVSIVMLLMFITGLLFWIIYAIETNAFPVLIANIITFTLNVTILILKLIYGKRPTTAG, from the coding sequence ATGGGCATTGATCAACTCATAACTCCTAACACCTTCGGCTTTATAGCTGCTGCATTAACGACCATTGCATTCATACCTCAGGTCATAAAGACATGGAAAAGCAAGAAGGCTGATGATGTATCAATAGTGATGCTCTTGATGTTTATCACTGGTCTCTTGTTTTGGATTATCTATGCAATAGAAACGAATGCTTTTCCTGTTCTTATTGCAAATATCATTACCTTCACACTCAACGTGACAATCCTTATCCTTAAGTTGATCTATGGGAAGCGACCCACTACGGCAGGCTGA